In Gracilimonas sp., a single window of DNA contains:
- a CDS encoding mechanosensitive ion channel family protein: protein MKELFSTYIDEIWHLPLLIGFIFLMTIIVASLTSRVFNALIQRNKEAEDHGDVTSLIFFKRSVVVLTYIAGLSFAMYMIPPLRIIGGSLLAGAGLLAVAVGFASQAALSNVIGGLFIVLFKPYKISDRIQVRTDLSGVVEDINLRHTVIRNFENKRIIIPNSVISNEVLVNSNYEDNKICKWIDMGISYDSDVDKAKAIMKEEVLKHPLFIDNRTEEEKEAGEEIVPVRVIMMGESSVNLRAWSWAEDPPSAFLMGCDLLESIKKRFDAEGIEIPFPHRTLVYKNPKPDSAEDIL from the coding sequence ATGAAAGAATTATTTAGCACATACATTGATGAAATTTGGCATTTACCCTTATTGATTGGCTTCATCTTTTTGATGACCATTATCGTAGCTTCTTTAACTTCCCGTGTTTTTAATGCACTTATTCAAAGGAATAAGGAAGCGGAAGACCATGGAGATGTAACCAGTTTAATATTTTTTAAACGTTCGGTTGTAGTACTTACTTACATTGCGGGTTTAAGTTTTGCCATGTATATGATCCCCCCGCTTCGCATTATTGGAGGGTCTTTATTAGCCGGGGCTGGTTTATTAGCTGTAGCGGTTGGTTTTGCTTCTCAAGCTGCACTTTCAAATGTGATTGGTGGCTTATTTATTGTGCTCTTCAAACCATATAAAATCTCGGATCGAATTCAGGTCCGGACCGATTTGTCGGGAGTAGTAGAAGACATTAACCTCCGTCACACGGTGATCCGAAATTTTGAAAACAAACGAATTATTATCCCTAATTCTGTTATCAGCAATGAGGTATTGGTCAATTCAAATTACGAAGACAACAAGATTTGTAAATGGATTGATATGGGAATAAGTTATGATTCCGATGTGGATAAGGCGAAAGCGATTATGAAAGAGGAAGTCCTTAAGCACCCATTATTTATTGATAACAGAACCGAAGAAGAAAAAGAAGCCGGAGAAGAGATAGTACCGGTTAGAGTCATAATGATGGGGGAATCATCCGTGAATTTACGCGCCTGGAGTTGGGCTGAAGACCCTCCGTCAGCATTTTTAATGGGTTGTGATTTACTTGAAAGCATAAAAAAACGTTTTGATGCTGAAGGAATTGAAATTCCTTTCCCACACAGAACGTTGGTATATAAAAACCCCAAGCCGGATTCCGCTGAAGATATACTGTAA
- a CDS encoding methylmalonyl-CoA mutase family protein, with product MSATTKLTSAKKETVKSNSTKAVQEPYQSKHKIRFVTAASLFDGHDASINIMRRILQSSGAEVIHLGHNRSVHEIVNCAIQEDAQGIAISSYQGGHVEYFKYMIELLEEHGAGHIKVFGGGGGVIVEDEIEDLHNAGVTRIFSVDDGSEMGLQGMINFMLKECDFDPLTIAKPDYKKVIKRDTIALARSLTAIENEKEDVLSYKEGKLFDGKGNEIEIGSKTIPLVGITGTGGAGKSSLTDELVRRFLTEFEDLSIGIISVDPSKVKTGGALLGDRIRMNSIDTDRVYMRSMATRASNRATSKGLLGAIELYKAAGFDLIIVETSGIGQSGTEIVDITDIPLYVMTSEYGAATQLEKINMLDLADLVVLNKFEKKGSLDALRDIRKQMIRNTGSWHAKQEDMPVYPTIAAQFNDEGVNRLFKALVDKINDHYEIGWETKLYTNPEPAEDIQSQAIIPGKRVRYLSEISETVRGYHEWVEEQVEAASKLDQVSGTIDQLESWNPDEKSVMQENLTKMREHWLSKLDILPKKILEGWDELYEEYQQDEFEVKIRGKVFKNKLYRESLSGLKIPRVALPKTKSKGDQLKFALKENLPGYFPYTAGVFPFKREGEDPTRMFAGEGTPERTNKRFHYVSEGMPAARLSTAFDSVTLYGEDPGYRPDIYGKIGNSGVSICTLDDMKKLYSGFELTSPKTSVSMTINGPAPMILAMFMNTAIDQEVERYLKNEGKWEQAQKKIKAYFKERGVKQPDYVGEIPAGSDEFGLATLGISGDHLLPKETYEKIKEDTLSVVRGTVQADILKEDQAQNTCIFSTEFALKMMGDIQTYFTEHNVRNYYSVSISGYHIAEAGANPITQAAFTLANGFTFVEYYLARGLDVDDFAHNLSFFFSNGLDPEYAVIGRVARRIWAVAMKNKYEGSKRSQKLKYHIQTSGRSLHAQEIQFNDIRTTLQALLAIYDNCNSLHTNAYDEAITTPTEESVRRALAIQMIINKEMGTAKNENINQGSYFIEELTDLVEEAILTEFDRITERGGVLGAMESMYQRGKIQDESLYYESKKHSGELPIIGVNTFLNEKKDEIEQKPVDLIRSTEEEKRQQIENLEQFWKRNEKDAKQAIERLKEVARNNGNLFEELMETVKVASLGQISHALYEVGGQYRRNM from the coding sequence ATGTCGGCAACAACAAAATTAACATCAGCGAAGAAGGAAACTGTAAAGTCTAACAGTACTAAGGCCGTACAGGAGCCCTATCAGTCTAAGCATAAAATACGTTTTGTAACAGCTGCCAGCTTGTTCGACGGCCATGATGCCAGCATTAACATTATGCGGCGCATTTTACAGAGCAGCGGGGCCGAAGTGATTCACTTAGGGCATAATCGCTCGGTACATGAAATTGTAAACTGTGCCATTCAGGAAGATGCCCAAGGTATTGCCATCAGTTCTTACCAGGGCGGTCATGTTGAGTACTTCAAATATATGATTGAATTGCTTGAAGAACACGGAGCCGGACATATTAAAGTTTTTGGCGGCGGTGGCGGTGTGATTGTGGAAGATGAAATTGAAGATCTTCACAATGCCGGCGTAACCCGAATTTTTTCGGTAGATGACGGAAGCGAAATGGGGCTTCAGGGGATGATTAATTTCATGCTGAAAGAATGTGATTTTGATCCTTTGACGATAGCCAAGCCGGATTATAAGAAAGTAATCAAACGTGATACCATCGCATTGGCACGCTCCCTTACCGCCATCGAAAATGAAAAAGAGGATGTGCTGTCTTATAAAGAAGGCAAGCTGTTTGATGGTAAGGGCAATGAAATTGAGATCGGTTCAAAGACTATTCCCCTGGTTGGGATTACGGGAACAGGGGGAGCCGGAAAAAGTTCTTTAACGGATGAACTTGTCCGCAGGTTTTTAACTGAATTTGAAGACTTGAGCATCGGAATCATATCTGTGGACCCCTCCAAAGTAAAAACAGGAGGAGCTTTGCTGGGCGACCGCATTCGCATGAATAGTATTGATACGGATCGGGTGTATATGCGCAGTATGGCTACAAGAGCTTCAAATCGAGCCACCAGTAAAGGACTACTTGGAGCCATTGAGTTATATAAAGCTGCCGGGTTTGATCTAATTATTGTAGAAACCAGTGGTATTGGACAAAGTGGAACTGAGATTGTTGATATCACAGACATTCCTCTTTATGTGATGACCAGTGAATATGGAGCAGCCACCCAATTGGAAAAAATCAATATGCTGGATTTAGCAGATTTGGTTGTTCTGAATAAATTTGAGAAAAAAGGATCATTGGATGCCCTGAGAGATATTCGCAAGCAAATGATACGAAATACCGGTTCATGGCACGCCAAACAAGAAGACATGCCGGTCTATCCAACCATTGCAGCTCAGTTTAATGATGAAGGTGTGAACCGTTTGTTTAAAGCGTTGGTAGATAAGATTAATGACCATTATGAGATTGGCTGGGAGACAAAACTATATACAAATCCCGAACCTGCTGAAGACATACAGTCTCAAGCTATTATTCCCGGGAAAAGAGTCCGCTATTTATCAGAGATTTCTGAAACAGTAAGGGGTTACCATGAGTGGGTGGAGGAACAAGTGGAGGCCGCTTCTAAATTAGATCAGGTTTCCGGAACCATCGATCAGCTCGAAAGCTGGAATCCCGATGAAAAATCGGTGATGCAAGAAAACCTGACTAAGATGAGGGAGCACTGGCTGTCGAAGCTTGATATACTTCCCAAAAAGATTTTAGAAGGGTGGGATGAACTGTATGAAGAGTATCAGCAAGATGAGTTTGAAGTTAAAATTCGTGGGAAGGTATTTAAAAATAAATTATACCGGGAATCTCTAAGTGGGTTGAAGATCCCGCGAGTGGCCCTACCGAAAACCAAAAGCAAAGGTGACCAGCTTAAGTTTGCACTCAAAGAGAATCTGCCGGGCTATTTTCCATATACTGCCGGCGTTTTCCCTTTCAAAAGGGAAGGAGAAGACCCTACCCGAATGTTCGCAGGCGAAGGAACCCCGGAGCGAACCAACAAAAGATTTCACTATGTAAGTGAGGGAATGCCCGCAGCCCGGCTTTCAACTGCTTTTGATTCAGTAACGCTTTACGGGGAAGACCCCGGTTATCGTCCGGATATTTATGGGAAAATCGGGAACTCCGGAGTTAGTATTTGTACACTGGACGACATGAAGAAGCTGTATTCCGGGTTTGAGCTTACTTCCCCGAAAACTTCTGTCTCTATGACCATCAACGGTCCGGCGCCCATGATTTTAGCTATGTTCATGAATACGGCTATTGACCAGGAAGTGGAGCGGTATTTGAAGAATGAAGGAAAGTGGGAGCAAGCTCAGAAGAAGATCAAAGCCTACTTCAAAGAACGCGGGGTTAAGCAGCCTGATTACGTGGGTGAAATCCCGGCCGGCAGCGATGAATTTGGTTTGGCTACCTTAGGCATTTCAGGAGATCATCTTTTGCCTAAAGAAACCTATGAGAAAATTAAAGAAGATACACTTTCTGTGGTACGCGGTACCGTTCAGGCAGATATTTTGAAAGAGGACCAGGCACAAAACACGTGTATTTTCTCCACGGAATTTGCGCTTAAAATGATGGGGGATATCCAAACCTATTTCACCGAGCATAACGTCCGCAATTATTATTCGGTTTCTATCTCCGGATATCACATTGCCGAGGCCGGTGCGAACCCAATTACACAGGCAGCATTCACCCTTGCCAATGGATTTACCTTTGTGGAATATTACCTGGCCCGGGGACTGGATGTGGACGATTTTGCCCATAACCTTTCGTTCTTTTTCAGTAACGGCCTTGACCCTGAATATGCAGTTATCGGCCGGGTTGCACGCCGCATTTGGGCCGTAGCGATGAAGAATAAGTATGAAGGCAGCAAGCGTTCTCAAAAACTTAAATATCACATTCAAACCAGCGGGCGTTCTTTGCATGCGCAGGAAATTCAGTTCAATGATATACGCACCACCTTGCAGGCATTATTGGCGATTTATGATAATTGTAACTCTTTGCACACCAATGCCTACGATGAAGCAATTACAACCCCGACTGAGGAGTCGGTGCGCCGCGCTTTAGCCATCCAGATGATTATTAACAAAGAGATGGGGACGGCCAAGAATGAGAACATCAACCAGGGGTCTTATTTTATTGAGGAACTGACTGATCTGGTGGAGGAAGCCATTCTTACTGAATTCGATCGCATTACTGAGCGCGGGGGGGTTTTGGGTGCGATGGAAAGTATGTATCAGCGGGGTAAGATTCAGGATGAGAGCTTGTATTATGAGTCTAAGAAACACAGCGGTGAGCTCCCGATTATCGGGGTGAATACCTTCCTGAATGAAAAGAAAGATGAGATTGAGCAAAAACCGGTTGACCTCATTCGTTCTACCGAAGAAGAAAAACGGCAGCAGATCGAAAATCTGGAGCAGTTCTGGAAACGCAATGAAAAAGATGCAAAACAGGCTATAGAACGACTCAAAGAGGTAGCCCGCAATAACGGCAATCTCTTTGAAGAACTGATGGAAACGGTGAAGGTAGCTTCACTTGGTCAGATATCTCATGCCTTGTATGAAGTGGGTGGGCAGTATCGGCGTAACATGTGA